One segment of Nostoc piscinale CENA21 DNA contains the following:
- a CDS encoding phosphoketolase translates to MTLAISPQTKPLTDEELHKINAYWRAANYLSVGQIYLLDNPLLREPLKIEHVKPRLLGHWGTTPGLNFIYVHLNRIIKKYDTDIIYIAGPGHGGPGLVANTYLEGTYSEYYPNISQDVEGMKQLFKQFSFPGGIPSHVAPETPGSIHEGGELGYALVHAFGAAFDNPDLIVAAVVGDGEAETGALATSWHSNKFLNPVNDGAVLPILHLNGYKIANPTVLSRLSDEELESLFVGYGYKPYFVEGSEPADVHQQMAATLDTVISEIQNIQREARVHGFQERPRWPMIILRTPKGWTGPKDVDGKKTEDFWRSHQVPFGAIAQQPQHLKLLEDWMKSYKPEELFDASGKLIPELAQLAPTGLRRMGDNPHANGGILLRDLRMPNFQDYAVHISHPGKVEAEATKVAGKFLRDVMKLNLDSRNFRVFGPDETASNRLDAIFEVTDRTWVSKILPEDEHLSPNGRVMEILSETNCQGWLEGYLLTGRHGFFSCYEAFIHIIDSMFNQHAKWLKTTRHISWRRPIASLNYLLTSHVWRQDHNGFSHQDPGFIDHVVNKKSEVIRVYLPPDANTLLSVTDHCLRSRNYVNVIIAGKQPALQYLDIDAAIKHCTKGIGIWEWASNDQGSEPDVVMACAGDVPTLETLAAVDMLRQFFPDLKVRVVNVVDLMTLQPKSEHPHGLTPKDFDTIFTTDKPIIFAFHGYPWLIHRLTYRQTNHHNLHVRGYKEEGTTTTPFDMVVLNDLDRYHLVMDVIDRVPKLGYKAAYVKQHLQDKLIEHKHYISQYGEDMPEVRNWQWPY, encoded by the coding sequence ATGACTTTAGCAATCTCTCCACAAACAAAGCCTTTAACAGACGAAGAATTACATAAAATTAATGCCTACTGGCGGGCGGCGAACTATTTGTCAGTAGGGCAAATCTATCTACTAGATAATCCACTGCTGAGAGAACCCCTGAAAATCGAACACGTTAAACCCCGGCTTTTAGGGCATTGGGGAACGACACCAGGGCTGAATTTTATTTATGTCCACCTCAACCGCATCATCAAAAAATATGATACGGACATAATTTATATTGCTGGGCCTGGTCATGGTGGCCCTGGCTTAGTAGCGAACACCTACCTAGAAGGAACTTACAGCGAATATTACCCCAACATTTCCCAAGATGTTGAAGGAATGAAGCAGTTGTTCAAACAGTTCTCCTTCCCTGGTGGGATTCCCAGCCACGTCGCCCCGGAAACCCCTGGTTCAATTCACGAAGGTGGGGAATTGGGTTATGCCTTAGTTCACGCCTTCGGTGCAGCTTTTGACAATCCTGATTTGATTGTGGCGGCGGTTGTGGGTGATGGTGAAGCCGAAACTGGGGCTTTAGCTACTAGTTGGCACTCCAATAAGTTTCTCAACCCAGTGAATGACGGGGCAGTTTTGCCAATTCTGCACCTCAATGGGTATAAAATTGCTAACCCAACAGTGTTGTCACGGTTAAGCGACGAAGAATTAGAAAGCTTATTTGTGGGTTATGGCTATAAACCTTACTTTGTCGAAGGTTCTGAACCCGCAGACGTGCATCAACAGATGGCGGCAACATTAGATACCGTCATTTCCGAAATTCAAAACATCCAAAGAGAAGCCCGCGTACATGGATTTCAAGAACGTCCGCGCTGGCCGATGATTATTTTGCGAACCCCCAAAGGCTGGACAGGGCCAAAAGATGTTGACGGTAAGAAAACCGAAGATTTTTGGCGATCGCATCAAGTCCCCTTTGGTGCGATCGCTCAACAGCCACAACATTTAAAATTACTCGAAGACTGGATGAAGAGTTACAAACCCGAAGAACTCTTCGACGCAAGCGGTAAACTCATCCCGGAACTCGCCCAATTAGCCCCCACAGGTCTGCGGCGGATGGGCGACAATCCCCACGCCAACGGCGGTATCTTGTTGCGTGACTTGCGAATGCCCAACTTCCAAGACTACGCTGTACATATTTCCCACCCCGGCAAAGTCGAAGCAGAAGCCACCAAAGTTGCAGGCAAATTCCTCCGGGATGTGATGAAACTCAACCTCGACAGCCGGAATTTCCGCGTTTTTGGCCCTGATGAAACTGCCTCCAATCGTTTAGATGCCATCTTTGAAGTCACCGATAGAACATGGGTGTCTAAAATCCTGCCCGAAGACGAACACCTCTCCCCCAACGGTCGGGTAATGGAAATTCTCAGCGAAACCAATTGTCAAGGTTGGTTAGAAGGCTATCTCCTGACTGGTCGTCACGGCTTCTTCTCCTGCTACGAAGCATTTATCCACATCATTGACTCTATGTTCAACCAGCACGCCAAATGGTTGAAAACCACCCGCCATATTTCCTGGCGTAGACCGATCGCCTCTCTGAATTATTTACTCACTTCTCATGTTTGGCGGCAAGACCACAACGGTTTTTCTCACCAAGACCCTGGTTTTATCGACCATGTAGTCAATAAAAAATCAGAAGTGATTCGCGTCTATCTTCCCCCCGATGCCAACACCTTACTTTCCGTCACTGACCACTGCTTAAGAAGCCGGAACTACGTCAACGTCATCATTGCTGGCAAACAACCAGCCTTGCAGTATCTTGACATCGATGCAGCCATTAAACACTGCACCAAAGGCATTGGCATTTGGGAGTGGGCAAGTAACGACCAAGGCAGTGAACCGGATGTAGTCATGGCTTGTGCTGGGGATGTACCAACCTTAGAAACCTTAGCGGCTGTGGATATGCTGCGTCAATTCTTCCCCGACTTAAAAGTTAGGGTGGTCAACGTCGTCGATTTGATGACCTTACAGCCAAAAAGTGAGCATCCTCACGGTTTAACACCCAAAGACTTCGATACAATCTTCACAACGGATAAACCGATTATCTTCGCCTTTCATGGCTATCCTTGGTTAATTCATCGGTTAACTTATCGGCAAACCAATCATCATAACCTCCATGTCCGTGGTTACAAAGAAGAAGGCACGACCACAACACCCTTTGATATGGTGGTTCTCAATGACCTCGATCGCTATCATTTAGTTATGGATGTAATTGATCGCGTGCCGAAACTAGGTTACAAAGCCGCATACGTCAAACAACACCTACAAGATAAGCTGATCGAACACAAACACTACATTTCCCAATACGGTGAAGATATGCCCGAAGTCCGCAACTGGCAATGGCCGTATTAA
- a CDS encoding transaldolase, with protein MSKNLLEQLREVTVVVADTGDIKAIEKFTPRDATTNPSLITAAAQMPEYQDIVDQTLLQAKKDAGAGASKAQIVSLAFDRLAVSFGLKILQIIPGRVSTEVDARLSYDTEATVAKGREIIAQYKAAGIGPERILIKIASTWEGIRAAEILEKEGIHCNLTLLFGLHQAIACAEAGVTLISPFVGRILDWYKKSTGRDSYPSAEDPGVVSVTTIYNYYKKFGHKTEVMGASFRNVGEITELAGCDLLTISPSLLGELQATIGELPRKLDPAKAASMDIAKISIDKATFDKMHAEDQMAYDKLDEGIKGFTKALEDLEKLLADRLSSLEVAV; from the coding sequence ATGTCTAAAAATTTACTAGAACAGTTGCGCGAAGTTACAGTAGTAGTTGCTGATACTGGCGATATTAAAGCCATTGAAAAATTTACACCGAGAGACGCGACCACCAACCCTTCCCTGATTACTGCTGCGGCACAAATGCCAGAGTATCAGGATATTGTTGATCAGACTTTACTGCAAGCTAAAAAAGATGCAGGTGCAGGTGCAAGCAAAGCTCAAATTGTTTCTTTAGCTTTTGACCGCTTGGCTGTGTCCTTTGGTTTGAAGATTCTGCAAATTATTCCTGGTCGGGTTTCTACAGAAGTTGATGCCCGTTTATCTTACGATACAGAAGCGACAGTCGCTAAAGGTAGAGAAATCATTGCTCAGTATAAAGCTGCTGGCATTGGCCCCGAAAGAATTTTGATTAAAATTGCTAGTACCTGGGAAGGTATTCGCGCCGCCGAAATTCTGGAAAAAGAAGGCATTCACTGTAACTTAACTCTATTGTTTGGTTTGCATCAAGCGATCGCTTGTGCTGAAGCAGGTGTTACCTTAATTTCCCCCTTCGTTGGTCGGATTCTGGACTGGTATAAAAAATCAACTGGACGCGACAGCTACCCATCTGCTGAAGATCCAGGCGTAGTATCTGTTACCACAATTTATAACTACTATAAGAAGTTCGGTCATAAAACCGAAGTTATGGGTGCAAGCTTCCGCAATGTGGGCGAAATTACTGAGTTAGCTGGTTGCGACTTACTCACCATCTCTCCCTCTTTGTTAGGCGAATTGCAAGCCACCATTGGCGAACTACCCCGCAAACTCGACCCTGCTAAAGCAGCCAGCATGGACATTGCCAAAATCTCCATCGACAAAGCCACCTTCGACAAAATGCACGCCGAAGACCAAATGGCTTACGACAAATTAGACGAAGGTATCAAAGGATTTACCAAAGCCTTAGAAGACCTAGAAAAACTATTGGCAGACAGACTATCTAGCTTAGAAGTAGCCGTCTAG
- the pyk gene encoding pyruvate kinase, with translation MRRTKIICTVGPASSAPEKLQALVEAGMNVARLNFSHGAHEFHGQTAKYLRQISADRQKPVAIMQDLCGPKIRLGVLPPEGLNVEAGEEVTFVLQDKGNSIDELPLPLPTLFAMVRPGEPILINDGRVKLIVTDRDADKIRALVKIGGLISTHKGVNLPETPLPVSSITEKDLMDLRFGIQLGVDFAAVSFVRSPQDLEPAQRMIEAAGAAIRLIAKIERPEAVERFDSILQVADGIMIARGDLGVEVPIHEVPLIQKDIIRRCNQAGKPVITATQMLESMISSPDPTRAEATDVANSILDGTDAVMLSGETAVGQYPVAAVQTMHNIALRTEQALQEGGKHSWCHEAGSLSVTESVAEAVCRIAYETGAKAILCNTTSGSTAKLVSKYRPSAPIIALTPDENSYRQLALSWGIEPIFIPPVHNAEEMFINVVNTVADTGLVNEGDKVVITSGVPIGKSGTTSLIKVHSIGQPILA, from the coding sequence ATGCGTCGAACCAAAATTATTTGCACTGTTGGCCCTGCTAGTTCTGCACCAGAAAAACTACAAGCCCTTGTAGAAGCTGGTATGAATGTAGCGAGGTTAAACTTTTCACACGGCGCTCATGAATTTCACGGACAAACGGCTAAGTATTTACGGCAGATTAGTGCCGATCGCCAAAAGCCAGTGGCAATTATGCAAGACCTTTGTGGCCCGAAAATTCGTTTAGGAGTTTTACCACCAGAAGGACTAAATGTCGAAGCTGGGGAAGAAGTCACATTTGTTTTGCAGGATAAAGGCAATAGTATCGACGAACTGCCTTTACCATTGCCGACTTTGTTCGCAATGGTTAGACCTGGGGAACCAATTTTAATTAACGATGGACGCGTCAAATTAATTGTCACCGATCGCGATGCCGATAAAATTCGGGCGTTGGTGAAAATTGGCGGTTTAATTTCCACTCACAAGGGTGTTAATTTGCCAGAAACACCATTACCCGTAAGTTCAATCACCGAAAAAGACTTGATGGATTTGCGCTTTGGCATTCAGTTGGGGGTAGATTTTGCGGCGGTTTCCTTTGTGCGATCGCCCCAAGATTTAGAACCTGCCCAACGGATGATCGAAGCTGCTGGGGCTGCAATTCGTTTAATTGCCAAAATCGAAAGACCAGAAGCAGTTGAGCGTTTCGACTCCATCTTACAAGTTGCTGACGGCATTATGATTGCCCGTGGCGATTTGGGGGTAGAAGTTCCCATTCACGAAGTCCCCCTGATTCAAAAGGATATTATTCGCCGTTGTAATCAGGCTGGTAAACCCGTGATTACTGCTACCCAAATGTTGGAGTCAATGATTAGTTCACCAGACCCCACCCGCGCCGAAGCCACCGACGTTGCTAACTCCATTTTGGATGGTACTGATGCCGTCATGCTTTCTGGAGAAACAGCCGTCGGTCAATATCCTGTAGCGGCGGTACAAACCATGCACAACATCGCCCTACGCACAGAACAAGCTTTGCAAGAAGGTGGTAAACATTCCTGGTGTCACGAAGCAGGTAGTCTCAGTGTTACCGAATCGGTGGCTGAAGCAGTATGTCGCATCGCTTATGAAACAGGCGCAAAGGCAATTCTGTGTAATACCACATCTGGCAGTACAGCCAAATTAGTGTCAAAATACCGCCCTTCCGCGCCGATTATTGCCCTCACTCCTGATGAAAACTCCTACCGCCAATTAGCACTTTCTTGGGGAATTGAACCTATATTCATTCCGCCAGTTCACAATGCGGAGGAAATGTTTATCAACGTCGTCAACACAGTTGCAGACACGGGTTTAGTCAATGAAGGCGATAAAGTGGTAATTACCTCCGGCGTTCCAATTGGTAAATCAGGCACAACTAGTTTAATCAAAGTGCATTCTATTGGACAGCCAATTCTAGCTTGA
- a CDS encoding class I SAM-dependent methyltransferase codes for MQVVKIIDAYNHGAVDYEQIMLRYWHIERQPLIDSLQLQPGQTALDAAVGTGLNLPAYPQSVSVVGVDLSEKMINEAQKKTVAADITFKVADLLNLDFSDNSFDAAASGFTLCVVADPVRALSEILRVTKPGALIAILDYCKSRDPEIEKWQELIYDAALELGFPTGKIKWNALMDYDELIYHSQLPIEVLQDERIENPNPFLCGCQLLLRNLKS; via the coding sequence ATGCAAGTAGTCAAAATAATTGATGCCTACAATCACGGTGCAGTAGATTATGAACAGATTATGCTGCGCTACTGGCATATTGAGCGCCAACCACTGATTGATTCCCTACAACTTCAACCTGGACAAACTGCGCTGGATGCTGCTGTAGGCACAGGATTAAATCTTCCGGCTTATCCCCAAAGCGTGAGTGTTGTGGGTGTCGATTTATCTGAGAAAATGATAAATGAAGCTCAGAAAAAAACTGTCGCCGCAGATATCACTTTTAAAGTAGCTGATTTGCTAAATTTGGATTTTTCCGATAATAGCTTTGATGCTGCTGCATCTGGCTTTACTCTATGTGTTGTGGCTGATCCTGTACGCGCTTTGAGTGAGATTTTACGTGTAACAAAACCTGGTGCGTTAATCGCCATTCTCGATTATTGTAAATCACGAGATCCAGAGATTGAGAAATGGCAGGAATTAATCTATGATGCCGCTTTAGAATTAGGTTTTCCTACAGGCAAGATTAAGTGGAATGCGTTGATGGATTACGACGAGTTAATTTATCACAGCCAGCTACCGATTGAGGTGCTTCAAGATGAGCGCATCGAAAATCCCAACCCGTTTTTATGTGGTTGTCAATTACTACTGCGAAATTTGAAGAGCTAA
- a CDS encoding PEP-CTERM sorting domain-containing protein (PEP-CTERM proteins occur, often in large numbers, in the proteomes of bacteria that also encode an exosortase, a predicted intramembrane cysteine proteinase. The presence of a PEP-CTERM domain at a protein's C-terminus predicts cleavage within the sorting domain, followed by covalent anchoring to some some component of the (usually Gram-negative) cell surface. Many PEP-CTERM proteins exhibit an unusual sequence composition that includes large numbers of potential glycosylation sites. Expression of one such protein has been shown restore the ability of a bacterium to form floc, a type of biofilm.) encodes MVVSGGIFSSYSDAKTVTFDDGTANDPNGFATYSNVTTNIVQGSVSGQYASPYQDTTKFLTIAPSGSGVAGDSGFVSIAFKEAVDYFGFYAGSLDSYNYIDIYSGDQLLKSFSGSDVPGAVADGSWTSGQANLFVNLVGDAGEKFDRVVMRSNGIAFETDNHAYRLAKSVPEPSAMLGVLAIGAFGTTSLLKRQQKKVAVQG; translated from the coding sequence ATGGTTGTCAGTGGCGGTATATTCTCTAGCTACTCTGATGCTAAAACTGTCACCTTTGATGATGGGACAGCAAATGATCCAAATGGATTTGCTACTTACTCTAATGTGACTACTAACATTGTTCAAGGTAGTGTTAGTGGTCAATATGCCTCACCTTATCAAGATACCACCAAGTTCTTGACAATTGCGCCATCAGGTAGTGGTGTTGCAGGTGATAGTGGTTTTGTGAGTATTGCTTTTAAAGAAGCTGTTGATTACTTCGGTTTTTATGCAGGCTCCTTGGATAGTTACAACTATATTGACATCTATAGCGGTGATCAGTTGTTAAAGAGTTTTAGTGGCTCAGATGTACCAGGTGCTGTAGCTGATGGTAGTTGGACTAGTGGTCAAGCTAATCTATTTGTCAATCTTGTAGGTGATGCAGGGGAAAAATTTGATCGAGTTGTGATGCGCTCAAATGGTATTGCCTTTGAAACAGATAACCACGCCTATAGATTAGCGAAGAGTGTTCCAGAACCCAGTGCAATGTTAGGTGTATTGGCCATCGGAGCTTTTGGAACTACTTCACTCTTAAAACGTCAACAAAAGAAAGTAGCTGTGCAAGGATAA
- the sbcC gene encoding exonuclease subunit SbcC, with translation MIPVQLILKNFLSYRDATLDFRGLHTACISGSNGAGKSSLLEAITWAIWGESRASVEDDVIHAGAKEVRVDFTFQINQQIYRVIRTRIRGATGVLEFQIETPAGFRPLTGKGVRATQDLILEHIKLDYDTFINSAYLRQGRADEFMLKRPTERKEILAELLKLTQYDDLEERAKESSRQYKARAEELERSLEAIKVQLQQREFTEAQRVELEAELNQLQQVQAFENIQLQSLQVVQHQRQNWEQQLSFVRQQYQNLTQDCDRLHQEQSSVKTQLAELAAILNQEAEIKNGYAHYQSLQSQEEAFAAKFEQHTRATTLRQQKQQQLTQQIHEIERQLQQVQAQLEALAQQEQEIQHTLSKSGEVEAALGQLNAARRRVVQLDELQMQVSPLLQQRQSLQTYLDRIQASLVARLEQIQATENQLQRASQRHPELQQAVMAVAMQIEQMEKERVYLQRVQEKGQERRHFIERLQGQQREYERLLGELDQKLQMLRNPDAICPLCERPLDEHHWNRVADKTKSEYKETEEQLWVFREQLACTDREIQALRQEYRAISQKLSPYDSLREQRGQLAAQLESTSDAEEQLQQLAQEREHLERSLQVGDYAHDKQQELRKLDEYLQQLNYNEQDHVLARSEVERWRWAEIKQGQIKDALKRQTQLAARKPELQATIAQLQTRIQQEQTDSECAQQITALERQITEIGYSAEQHNNLRQAVRQSQGWQLRYQQLLSAQQQYPQLQGRLQELEAAKTTRLNERQQLASQIDEIVQQLAQSANPIEQIQALEQQLAIRRRQLDEQIAKLGRLEQLALQLETLQVQYEEQQQQLQACKKQYRVYHELALAFGKNGIQALMIENVLPQLEAETNQLLARLSANQLHVQFVTQKAGRSGKSTKKNAKLIDTLDILIADAKGTRAYETYSGGEAFRINFAIRLAMAKLLAQRAGAALQLLIIDEGFGTQDAEGCDRLIAAINAIASDFACILTVTHMPHLKEAFQARIEVHKTQQGSQVRLSV, from the coding sequence ATGATTCCAGTACAACTTATCCTCAAAAACTTCCTTAGTTACCGTGATGCTACTTTAGATTTTCGTGGTTTGCATACGGCTTGTATTTCTGGTTCTAATGGTGCGGGTAAATCGTCTCTGCTTGAGGCGATTACATGGGCAATTTGGGGTGAAAGTCGTGCTTCTGTTGAAGATGATGTTATTCACGCTGGGGCAAAAGAAGTCCGCGTTGATTTTACCTTTCAAATTAATCAGCAAATTTATCGCGTCATTCGCACCAGAATCAGAGGTGCAACTGGTGTTTTAGAATTTCAAATAGAAACGCCTGCTGGGTTTCGTCCTCTGACGGGTAAAGGAGTACGGGCGACTCAGGATTTGATTTTAGAACATATTAAACTGGACTACGATACTTTTATTAATTCTGCTTACTTGCGTCAAGGTCGTGCGGATGAGTTTATGCTGAAGCGCCCGACAGAACGTAAGGAAATTTTGGCAGAGTTGTTAAAACTCACGCAGTATGATGATTTGGAAGAACGGGCGAAAGAATCTTCCAGACAATATAAAGCCAGGGCGGAAGAATTAGAGCGTTCTTTGGAAGCGATTAAAGTTCAACTGCAACAGCGAGAATTTACAGAAGCGCAACGAGTAGAATTAGAAGCCGAACTGAATCAGCTACAACAAGTACAAGCTTTTGAGAATATTCAATTACAAAGTTTGCAAGTTGTCCAACATCAGCGACAAAATTGGGAACAACAACTGAGCTTTGTGAGGCAACAATATCAGAATTTAACCCAAGATTGCGATCGCCTCCACCAAGAACAATCATCGGTTAAAACCCAACTGGCGGAGTTAGCCGCCATCTTAAATCAAGAAGCAGAAATTAAAAACGGTTACGCCCATTATCAAAGTCTCCAATCTCAAGAAGAAGCTTTTGCAGCTAAATTTGAACAACACACCCGCGCCACAACCCTCCGCCAACAAAAGCAGCAGCAATTAACTCAGCAAATTCACGAAATTGAAAGACAACTCCAACAAGTCCAAGCCCAACTGGAAGCCTTAGCACAACAAGAACAGGAAATTCAGCACACCCTGAGTAAATCAGGCGAAGTCGAAGCCGCATTAGGACAACTCAACGCCGCCCGTCGTCGGGTGGTGCAGTTGGATGAATTACAAATGCAGGTTTCGCCATTGTTACAACAGCGTCAAAGTTTGCAAACTTATTTAGATAGAATCCAAGCCAGTTTAGTCGCCAGATTAGAACAAATCCAAGCTACGGAAAATCAACTGCAACGCGCCTCCCAACGCCACCCGGAATTGCAACAAGCTGTCATGGCGGTGGCGATGCAAATTGAACAAATGGAAAAAGAGCGGGTTTATTTGCAACGAGTTCAAGAAAAAGGGCAAGAAAGAAGGCACTTTATTGAGCGACTGCAAGGACAGCAACGAGAATATGAGCGGTTATTAGGCGAATTAGACCAAAAATTACAAATGCTCCGCAACCCCGATGCAATTTGCCCATTGTGTGAACGTCCCTTAGATGAGCATCATTGGAATCGGGTTGCTGATAAAACTAAATCAGAGTACAAGGAAACTGAGGAGCAACTTTGGGTATTCCGTGAGCAACTAGCTTGTACAGACAGAGAAATTCAGGCTTTGCGGCAAGAATACCGGGCAATTTCTCAAAAATTGTCACCTTATGACTCTTTGCGAGAACAACGCGGACAATTAGCCGCCCAACTAGAATCAACCAGCGATGCAGAAGAACAGTTACAACAACTGGCGCAGGAAAGAGAACATTTAGAGCGATCGCTCCAAGTTGGTGATTATGCCCACGATAAACAGCAAGAACTCAGAAAATTAGACGAATATCTGCAACAATTAAATTACAATGAGCAAGATCATGTCTTAGCGCGGAGTGAAGTCGAAAGATGGCGCTGGGCAGAAATTAAACAAGGGCAAATTAAAGACGCACTCAAACGCCAAACCCAACTAGCCGCCCGCAAACCAGAATTACAAGCAACTATCGCCCAATTACAAACCAGAATTCAGCAAGAACAAACTGATTCTGAATGCGCCCAACAAATCACCGCCCTGGAGCGTCAAATTACGGAAATTGGTTATAGTGCAGAGCAACACAATAACCTACGTCAAGCCGTCCGCCAAAGTCAAGGTTGGCAACTACGCTATCAACAATTACTCTCAGCCCAACAGCAGTATCCCCAATTACAAGGCAGATTACAAGAACTAGAAGCGGCGAAAACTACGCGGTTGAATGAACGACAACAACTCGCCAGCCAAATTGATGAAATTGTCCAACAATTAGCCCAGTCTGCCAACCCGATTGAGCAAATTCAAGCTTTAGAACAGCAATTAGCCATCCGCAGAAGACAACTCGATGAACAAATTGCCAAATTGGGGCGTTTAGAACAACTCGCGCTGCAACTAGAAACTTTGCAAGTGCAGTACGAAGAACAACAACAACAACTGCAAGCTTGTAAAAAGCAGTACCGTGTTTACCACGAGTTAGCTTTAGCATTTGGTAAAAATGGTATCCAAGCATTGATGATTGAAAATGTGCTGCCCCAACTGGAAGCAGAGACAAATCAATTACTAGCGCGGTTGAGCGCCAATCAGTTGCATGTGCAGTTTGTTACTCAAAAAGCAGGCAGAAGCGGCAAATCTACTAAGAAGAATGCCAAGTTGATTGATACCTTAGATATTTTAATTGCCGATGCCAAAGGAACCCGCGCTTATGAGACTTACTCTGGCGGGGAAGCCTTTAGAATTAACTTTGCCATTCGGTTAGCAATGGCGAAATTATTAGCACAAAGGGCGGGGGCGGCATTGCAACTGTTAATTATTGACGAAGGCTTTGGTACACAAGATGCCGAAGGATGCGATCGCCTAATTGCAGCCATAAATGCGATCGCCTCAGATTTTGCCTGTATCCTCACCGTTACCCACATGCCCCACCTCAAAGAAGCCTTTCAAGCCAGAATTGAAGTGCATAAAACTCAACAAGGTTCACAGGTAAGGTTGTCGGTGTAG
- the gap gene encoding type I glyceraldehyde-3-phosphate dehydrogenase, whose amino-acid sequence MTKLKVGINGFGRIGRLVLRAGIYNPNIEFVGINDLVPPDNLAYLLKYDSTHGKFKGKVEAKEDGIVIDGHFVPCVSVRNPAELPWGKLGADYVVESTGLFTDYEGASKHLTAGAKRVVISAPTKEPERVKTLLMGVNHHLFDPSKDLVVSNASCTTNCLAPIAKVINDQFGLTEGLMTTVHAMTATQPTVDGPSKKDWRGGRGAAQNIIPSSTGAAKAVALVLPELKGKLTGMAFRVPTPDVSVVDLTFKTAKATSYKEICAAMKEAATGELAGILGYTDEEVVSTDFQGDTHSSIFDAGAGIELNSNFFKVVSWYDNEWGYSNRVVDLLLSMAQKEQLLTVAV is encoded by the coding sequence TTGACGAAGTTAAAAGTTGGTATTAATGGATTTGGTCGTATTGGTCGGCTGGTGCTGCGGGCTGGCATTTATAACCCCAACATTGAGTTTGTGGGGATTAACGACTTAGTACCACCAGATAACCTCGCTTACCTGTTGAAATATGATTCCACTCACGGTAAGTTTAAAGGCAAGGTGGAAGCCAAGGAAGATGGCATTGTCATTGATGGACATTTTGTTCCTTGTGTTTCCGTGCGGAATCCTGCGGAATTGCCTTGGGGTAAATTAGGCGCAGATTATGTAGTGGAATCTACTGGACTCTTCACTGATTATGAAGGTGCAAGCAAACACCTGACAGCAGGTGCAAAGCGCGTTGTTATCTCTGCCCCTACAAAAGAGCCAGAAAGAGTTAAGACTTTGCTGATGGGTGTAAATCATCACTTATTTGATCCCAGTAAAGATTTAGTTGTTTCCAATGCCAGCTGCACTACAAATTGTCTGGCTCCCATTGCCAAAGTCATCAATGATCAATTTGGTTTAACCGAAGGCTTGATGACTACAGTACATGCTATGACTGCCACTCAACCCACCGTAGATGGCCCCAGTAAAAAAGACTGGCGGGGTGGTCGAGGTGCAGCCCAAAATATTATTCCTTCATCCACGGGTGCAGCAAAAGCAGTGGCTTTGGTATTGCCAGAGTTAAAAGGTAAGTTAACCGGAATGGCTTTTCGTGTGCCTACCCCTGATGTTTCGGTAGTTGACCTCACCTTTAAAACTGCAAAAGCTACCAGTTACAAAGAAATCTGTGCAGCTATGAAGGAAGCTGCAACAGGTGAATTAGCCGGAATTTTAGGCTACACCGACGAAGAAGTCGTATCTACAGATTTTCAGGGTGATACTCATTCCAGTATTTTCGACGCAGGTGCGGGAATTGAGCTAAACTCCAACTTCTTCAAAGTTGTTTCTTGGTATGACAACGAATGGGGCTACTCTAACCGAGTGGTAGACCTGTTGTTGTCGATGGCACAGAAAGAACAACTTTTGACTGTAGCAGTTTAA